Proteins found in one Pontibacter sp. SGAir0037 genomic segment:
- a CDS encoding alpha/beta hydrolase yields the protein MKTIIFVHGMFQNPKSWLNWIEFFSKKGYNCIAPAWPLHEGEPADLRQNPPAGLGKLALDEVVTSIERLVLDMDEKPVMIGHSVGGLVVQLLANRGYLDMGVAIDSVAPNAMLDFDWGFFKNSAIITNPLKGDDPIFMDAETFHGAFANTLSEEQARMAFEMFATHDSRNVLRDCMGSAGRIDLDLAHPPLLLIAGEKDQIIPASLTEKNYKAYSDAGSVTAYKMFPDRSHFICGEPGWEAVAAYVYDWLQANDTPAEPVTRMV from the coding sequence ATGAAAACCATCATTTTTGTACACGGGATGTTCCAGAACCCGAAAAGCTGGCTCAATTGGATAGAATTTTTTAGTAAAAAAGGATATAACTGTATTGCTCCTGCCTGGCCCCTGCACGAGGGAGAACCTGCTGATTTAAGACAAAATCCGCCAGCCGGATTAGGAAAGCTTGCCCTGGATGAGGTAGTTACTTCTATTGAGAGGCTGGTGCTGGATATGGACGAGAAGCCTGTTATGATAGGTCATTCCGTTGGGGGCCTGGTAGTGCAGTTGCTAGCTAACAGAGGGTACCTGGATATGGGGGTAGCCATAGATTCAGTAGCGCCGAATGCTATGCTTGATTTTGACTGGGGATTCTTTAAAAACAGTGCCATTATAACCAATCCTTTAAAAGGTGATGATCCTATTTTTATGGATGCAGAGACTTTTCATGGGGCATTTGCCAATACCTTGAGCGAAGAACAGGCCCGCATGGCGTTTGAAATGTTTGCTACGCACGATAGCCGGAACGTACTGCGCGATTGTATGGGGTCTGCCGGTAGAATAGACCTGGACCTGGCGCACCCGCCTCTGCTTTTAATTGCAGGAGAAAAAGACCAGATTATACCAGCTTCTCTAACCGAGAAGAATTACAAGGCTTATTCCGATGCAGGCAGCGTTACAGCTTACAAAATGTTCCCCGACAGAAGCCACTTTATCTGTGGTGAGCCTGGCTGGGAGGCTGTGGCTGCTTATGTATATGACTGGCTGCAGGCAAATGATACACCTGCCGAGCCGGTTACCAGAATGGTATAA